One window from the genome of Paraclostridium sordellii encodes:
- a CDS encoding PspA/IM30 family protein produces the protein MGFFKRLKNVVEAKANKAIEKHEDPIEMLELSINKKEKLLQEAKKQCATFIASVDNIRNEKKSLEEKIEKYEQATKAAILKEDNEKAQSFVKQKLEIQDKLNQTVARIEAQDKKIQEIKFKIDELELEISKMKSKKQELATRLDVAEINNEINETLSGLSDDHGINLDDLEKKVQEKESYGKALEDMKPKNEDDMLDEYINDSPVVESKVEDELERIKREMNK, from the coding sequence ATGGGATTTTTTAAAAGATTAAAAAACGTAGTAGAAGCTAAAGCTAATAAAGCGATAGAAAAACATGAAGACCCTATTGAAATGTTAGAATTATCTATAAATAAAAAAGAAAAATTACTTCAAGAGGCTAAAAAGCAATGTGCAACTTTCATAGCATCAGTAGATAATATAAGAAATGAGAAAAAATCTCTAGAAGAAAAAATAGAGAAGTATGAACAAGCTACAAAAGCAGCTATATTAAAAGAAGATAATGAAAAAGCACAAAGTTTTGTTAAACAAAAACTAGAAATACAAGATAAATTAAATCAAACTGTGGCTAGAATAGAAGCTCAAGATAAGAAAATACAAGAAATAAAGTTTAAGATAGATGAATTAGAACTTGAGATATCTAAAATGAAATCTAAAAAACAAGAGTTAGCAACAAGACTTGATGTTGCCGAGATAAATAATGAAATAAATGAGACATTATCAGGTCTTAGCGATGATCATGGAATAAACTTAGATGACTTAGAAAAGAAAGTTCAAGAAAAGGAAAGTTACGGAAAAGCTTTAGAGGATATGAAACCTAAGAATGAAGATGATATGCTTGATGAATATATAAATGATTCTCCAGTTGTAGAGTCTAAAGTAGAAGATGAATTAGAGAGAATAAAAAGAGAAATGAATAAATAA
- a CDS encoding ABC transporter substrate-binding protein produces MKKRILTLITTLLVVMLAMAGCSQKEKLVKDREGNDFKVPQKINRIVSTAPSNTEILVELGLADKLVAVDKYSADIPGLPKNIKLIDFSNPDPEAIVSLNPDMIIASGHNKTGKSEDPFKVVKDAGISVAYIPSSDSIKGIYDDIMFISDITGTQDKGKKIVDNMKAQVAEVEKIGKSIKGKKKVYFEIGPAPNLYSFGNKTFLNEMIELVGGENIFKDQGGWISPSAESIIEKNPDVIITNVNYVPDAVKEIKNREGWQNIAAIKNGQVYLVDANTTSRPSQNITKALKQMAEYINPDAYAKQK; encoded by the coding sequence ATGAAAAAAAGAATTTTAACATTAATAACTACATTATTAGTGGTTATGTTGGCTATGGCTGGATGTTCTCAGAAAGAAAAGTTGGTAAAAGATAGAGAAGGAAATGATTTTAAGGTTCCCCAAAAAATCAATAGAATAGTATCTACAGCTCCTTCAAACACTGAGATATTAGTAGAATTAGGATTAGCAGATAAACTAGTTGCAGTAGATAAATATTCTGCTGATATACCTGGTTTACCAAAGAATATAAAATTAATAGATTTTTCAAATCCAGATCCAGAAGCAATAGTATCATTAAATCCAGATATGATAATAGCATCAGGACATAATAAAACAGGAAAAAGTGAAGATCCATTTAAAGTTGTTAAAGATGCAGGAATAAGTGTTGCATATATACCAAGTAGCGATAGCATAAAAGGAATTTATGATGATATAATGTTTATTTCTGATATAACAGGAACTCAAGATAAAGGTAAAAAAATAGTTGATAATATGAAGGCTCAAGTTGCAGAAGTTGAGAAAATAGGAAAATCTATAAAAGGTAAAAAGAAAGTTTACTTTGAAATAGGTCCAGCACCAAACTTATATAGTTTTGGAAATAAAACATTTTTAAATGAGATGATAGAACTTGTAGGTGGAGAAAACATATTTAAAGATCAAGGTGGATGGATATCTCCAAGTGCAGAGTCTATAATAGAGAAAAACCCAGATGTAATAATAACTAATGTAAACTATGTTCCAGATGCAGTTAAAGAAATAAAAAATCGTGAAGGTTGGCAAAATATAGCAGCAATTAAAAATGGACAAGTTTACTTAGTAGATGCAAATACAACATCTAGACCATCTCAAAATATAACAAAAGCATTAAAGCAAATGGCGGAGTACATAAATCCAGATGCATATGCAAAACAAAAATAG
- a CDS encoding ATP:cob(I)alamin adenosyltransferase, producing the protein MSKYLAYPFLYDDSSDLRCDFEIFTDEISSTIGLLRAFVDDKSLKYELSKINELVYHMNASLRTFVSITKDELKWIESRTVFYKSEIEGRINKFVIPEGCICASYAHIIRTKFKALVRLLYRYKEQGNEVDELLFDFANLLSGYFFILALKFNKDEEIKETEFISRNYK; encoded by the coding sequence ATGTCAAAATATTTAGCATATCCATTTTTATATGATGATTCTAGTGATTTGAGATGTGATTTTGAAATCTTTACTGATGAAATTTCAAGTACAATTGGACTTTTAAGAGCATTTGTAGATGATAAATCATTAAAATATGAATTAAGTAAAATAAATGAATTAGTATATCACATGAATGCATCTCTTAGAACCTTTGTAAGTATTACAAAAGATGAATTAAAATGGATAGAATCAAGAACTGTATTTTATAAATCTGAAATAGAAGGAAGAATTAATAAGTTTGTTATACCTGAAGGATGTATTTGTGCTAGTTATGCGCATATTATAAGAACTAAGTTTAAAGCACTAGTTAGGTTGCTTTATAGATATAAAGAACAAGGTAATGAAGTAGATGAACTATTATTTGACTTTGCAAATTTACTTTCAGGTTACTTTTTTATACTTGCTCTAAAGTTCAATAAAGATGAAGAAATTAAAGAAACTGAATTTATAAGTCGAAATTATAAGTAA